A region of Sulfurospirillum tamanense DNA encodes the following proteins:
- a CDS encoding methyl-accepting chemotaxis protein: MGLKLTLVTKIFLLVFSFFLMFGLYGTVVTVSFFFSERQIQSTFNAIETEVESQIKELEDLNEVQRSITYYTGLKAILERMQTSQQHYASLQDGAYYLDFERFLAKAKEFSQCDTCKAQLDTIANDFSQMDSLIIQNQDERARQISLVTLRPKLTALVDEVGAIILNNEAHRTDVIAKALVIQRHTLEGVETLKERNDALNKTMTILNVLAMGVAAVMLFLAVFFPRILVAQLKVFAKAFSGMSQGDFTGKLDFKGSDEISNLGTLFNTIVQTLSSKLGLVVNTSKEVKSVATVVDSTAKNLEATAKSMLEQTKTITTRNHAIANISEQIDTTTTKTIQESQELLKTNAASIVKVTAALKDLERVSVDSAQMIDLARSLENATTEVATILLSIEDISDQTNLLALNAAIEAARAGEHGRGFAVVADEVRHLAEMSQKATTNIEHIVSMIRASAKDVSSNIEQNASSLQHVIGDTQEALQAFEVTNDGVKALEKDLLGVQAYSKDQRTQTSAIVSVTEGLSKEASSMESVTSKMLSLASNLNDSAAHLEENLRAFTLSK; this comes from the coding sequence ATGGGGCTCAAACTTACACTGGTCACCAAAATCTTTTTGCTTGTGTTTTCTTTCTTTTTGATGTTTGGGCTTTATGGCACGGTTGTGACCGTCTCTTTTTTCTTTTCTGAGCGCCAAATCCAAAGCACGTTTAATGCTATTGAAACAGAAGTAGAGAGCCAAATTAAAGAGCTAGAAGACCTCAATGAAGTCCAGCGCTCCATTACATACTACACAGGGTTAAAAGCTATTTTAGAGCGTATGCAAACCTCCCAACAACACTACGCTTCCTTGCAAGATGGAGCCTACTATCTTGATTTTGAACGCTTTTTGGCTAAAGCAAAAGAGTTCTCCCAGTGCGATACATGTAAAGCACAGCTTGACACTATCGCCAACGATTTTTCACAAATGGATAGCCTTATTATCCAAAACCAAGACGAACGGGCGCGCCAAATTTCTCTGGTGACATTGCGTCCAAAACTTACCGCGCTTGTTGATGAGGTTGGCGCTATTATTCTTAACAATGAGGCGCACCGTACGGACGTTATCGCCAAAGCCCTTGTCATTCAGCGCCACACCTTGGAAGGAGTGGAAACTCTCAAAGAGCGCAACGATGCTCTCAATAAAACCATGACCATTTTAAATGTTTTGGCCATGGGTGTGGCGGCTGTGATGCTCTTTTTGGCAGTCTTTTTCCCGCGGATTTTGGTTGCTCAGCTCAAAGTTTTTGCGAAAGCTTTTAGTGGCATGTCACAGGGGGACTTTACAGGAAAGCTTGACTTTAAAGGAAGCGATGAAATCTCCAATCTTGGCACTTTGTTTAATACGATTGTCCAAACCCTCAGCTCAAAGCTGGGTCTTGTAGTCAACACCTCCAAAGAGGTCAAATCCGTAGCAACCGTGGTTGATAGCACGGCCAAAAACCTTGAAGCCACCGCTAAATCCATGCTAGAACAAACCAAAACCATCACAACCCGCAACCATGCCATTGCCAACATTAGCGAACAAATCGACACCACTACCACCAAAACCATTCAAGAATCCCAAGAACTTCTTAAAACCAACGCGGCTTCCATTGTCAAAGTGACCGCTGCTCTTAAAGACTTAGAGCGCGTTTCGGTAGATTCGGCACAGATGATTGACCTCGCCCGCTCCTTGGAAAACGCCACCACCGAAGTGGCTACCATTTTACTAAGCATTGAAGACATTAGCGACCAAACCAACCTTCTCGCTCTTAATGCCGCCATCGAAGCCGCGCGCGCAGGAGAACACGGGCGCGGGTTTGCAGTTGTTGCCGATGAAGTGCGTCACCTAGCCGAAATGTCCCAAAAAGCTACCACCAACATCGAACACATCGTCTCCATGATTCGCGCTTCGGCCAAAGACGTCTCATCCAACATTGAACAAAACGCATCAAGCTTACAGCACGTCATTGGCGACACCCAAGAAGCGTTACAAGCCTTTGAAGTCACCAATGATGGCGTTAAGGCCCTTGAAAAAGACTTGCTTGGCGTGCAAGCGTACTCCAAAGACCAACGCACCCAAACCAGTGCCATTGTTTCTGTGACCGAAGGACTTTCTAAAGAAGCTTCTTCCATGGAAAGCGTTACTTCCAAGATGCTTTCCCTAGCTTCCAATCTTAATGATTCTGCAGCACATCTTGAGGAAAACCTTCGCGCCTTTACCCTTTCTAAATAA